The Lactuca sativa cultivar Salinas chromosome 2, Lsat_Salinas_v11, whole genome shotgun sequence genome includes the window CTTTCCGAACCTATTGAATTAGGAAATCCCAAACATTACTGTTGAACTTTACCACAAATCtaacattttcaaccaaaatttaaCCTAAAATCTCAAATTCGAcctaaaatataatttaaaacatCTAAATTGTATACATGAAGTAATTTcagaaaagaaatgaaaaaaaaaactagggttttacctTTTTAGGGAAGAAATCGAGAAAAGGTGCAAAGAGAGAGATGAGGGCAATTGAGCCATGGAGTAATAACCTTGGTCGCCTTGATAACAAATGGAACCGAGGAGTTTGAAAATGCATCAATAGTTTGAAGAAGGCATCGAACTGAACCCAAAATCAAAACACACCCTAAATCAAAACAAAGTCTACCCAAAACG containing:
- the LOC128125912 gene encoding uncharacterized protein LOC128125912 isoform X2 is translated as MHFQTPRFHLLSRRPRLLLHGSIALISLFAPFLDFFPKKVRKAGDPGNHSFAIFPTVIILLWLLHENEVFDLVYDRSVNSNF